Proteins encoded within one genomic window of Panicum virgatum strain AP13 chromosome 1N, P.virgatum_v5, whole genome shotgun sequence:
- the LOC120653234 gene encoding protein RGF1 INDUCIBLE TRANSCRIPTION FACTOR 1-like, translated as MQLAAVRGALQWLRGLLSEEFFDACAAHPGERKNDKNLFCVDCAAALCRRCLPHEPAHDVLQIWKYASCFVVRVDDLRLFDCAGIQSHAVSDHEVVFLNERTARKRSASAENPCAACARPLTSGHDYCSLFCKVKHLGESEHRLRRALRVRRQVEAAAPEPHGGKLMPSPASDAAPSCGGSLRKRSRKQPEPERAPFC; from the exons ATGCAGCTGGCGGCCGTGCGCGGCGCGCTGCAGTGGCTGCGCGGCCTGCTGTCGGAGGAGTTCTTCGACGCGTGCGCCGCGCACCCGGGCGAGCGCAAGAACGACAAGAATCTCTTCTGCGTCgactgcgccgccgcgctctgccgccgctgcctcccccACGAGCCCGCCCACGACGTCCTCCAG ATTTGGAAATACGCGTCCTGCTTCGTCGTGCGCGTCGACGACCTCAGGCTGTTCGACTGCGCCGGCATCCAG TCGCACGCGGTGAGCGACCACGAGGTGGTGTTCCTGAACGAgcgcacggcgaggaagcgctcggcgagcgcggagaacccctgcgcggcgtgcgcgcgcccgCTAACGTCCGGCCACGACTACTGCTCTCTCTTCTGCAAG GTGAAGCATCTGGGGGAGAGCGAGCACCGGCTGCGGCGCGCGCTGCGCGTTCGCCGGCAGGTGGAGGCTGCCGCGCCGGAGCCGCATGGCGGGAAGCTGATGCCATCGCCGGCGTCGGACGCGGCGCCGAGCTGCGGCGGGTCGTTGCGGAAGCGGAGCCGGAAGCAGCCCGAGCCGGAACGGGCGCCGTTCTGTTGA